The following proteins are encoded in a genomic region of Zea mays cultivar B73 chromosome 9, Zm-B73-REFERENCE-NAM-5.0, whole genome shotgun sequence:
- the LOC100274243 gene encoding putative casein kinase II subunit beta-4 isoform X1 — protein sequence MNRGRETGGNLRESGLFSGCDGDGGAGMDRKRIKDVLEKHLERSSPSTSRGVVSKERERLAAGKLPASLGKAEKVSDGEEFETDSEDEDSDISGSESEGTSWISWFCTLRGNEFFCEIDDDYIQDDFNLCGLSMQVPYYDYALDLILDIESSDDTYTEERKEFIELSAEILYGLIHARYILTSKGLAAMLEKFKNRDFGGCPRVYCCGQPCLPAGQSDVPRSSTVKIYCPKCEELNYPISMYQGSIDGSYFGTTFPHLFLMTYPHLKPQKPPQQYTPRVFGFKHHKPS from the exons ATGAATCGGGGGAGAGAAACTGGCGGTAACTTACGTGAATCGGGTTTGTTTAGTGGctgcgacggcgacggcggcgcAGGGATGGACCGTAAGCGCATTAAGGACGTGCTCGAGAAGCACCTGGAGAGGTCGTCGCCGTCCACCTCCAGGGGCGTCGTGTCCAAGGAGAGGGAGCGCCTCGCTGCCGGGAAACTGCCGGCGTCGCTTGGCAAGGCGGAGAAGGTGTCTGATGGTG AGGAATTTGAAACTGACAGTGAAGATGAAGATTCTGATATCAGTGGTTCTGAGAGCGAGGGCACATCCTGGATTTCATGGTTCTGTACATTGCGAGGCAATGAATTCTTTTGTGAGATCGATGATGACTATATACAGGATGATTTTAACCTTTGTGGTCTGAGTATGCAGGTGCCATATTATGATTATGCACTTGATCTCATCTTAGACATTGAGTCTTCTGATG ATACATACACTGAGGAGCGAAAAGAATTTATCGAGTTGTCTGCAGAGATACTATATGGATTAATTCATGCACGATACATCTTAACCAGCAAGGGTCTAGCTGCAATG TTGGAGAAGTTCAAGAATCGTGACTTTGGTGGATGCCCCAGAGTGTACTGCTGTGGCCAGCCCTGTCTTCCAGCAGGTCAATCGGATGTTCCTAGATCGAGCACAGTGAAGATATACTGTCCAAAATGCGAAGAACTTAACTATCCAATATCCATGTACCAAGGCA GCATTGATGGATCATACTTCGGGACGACGTTCCCTCATCTTTTCCTGATGACCTATCCGCACTTGAAGCCGCAGAAGCCGCCACAGCAATACACTCCAAGAGTTTTCGGCTTCAAACATCACAAGCCGTCATGA
- the LOC100274243 gene encoding putative casein kinase II subunit beta-4 isoform X2 has product MNRGRETGGNLRESGLFSGCDGDGGAGMDRKRIKDVLEKHLERSSPSTSRGVVSKERERLAAGKLPASLGKAEKVSDGEEFETDSEDEDSDISGSESEGTSWISWFCTLRGNEFFCEIDDDYIQDDFNLCGLSMQVPYYDYALDLILDIESSDDTYTEERKEFIELSAEILYGLIHARYILTSKGLAAMLEKFKNRDFGGCPRVYCCGQPCLPAGQSDVPRSSTVKIYCPKCEELNYPISMYQGTW; this is encoded by the exons ATGAATCGGGGGAGAGAAACTGGCGGTAACTTACGTGAATCGGGTTTGTTTAGTGGctgcgacggcgacggcggcgcAGGGATGGACCGTAAGCGCATTAAGGACGTGCTCGAGAAGCACCTGGAGAGGTCGTCGCCGTCCACCTCCAGGGGCGTCGTGTCCAAGGAGAGGGAGCGCCTCGCTGCCGGGAAACTGCCGGCGTCGCTTGGCAAGGCGGAGAAGGTGTCTGATGGTG AGGAATTTGAAACTGACAGTGAAGATGAAGATTCTGATATCAGTGGTTCTGAGAGCGAGGGCACATCCTGGATTTCATGGTTCTGTACATTGCGAGGCAATGAATTCTTTTGTGAGATCGATGATGACTATATACAGGATGATTTTAACCTTTGTGGTCTGAGTATGCAGGTGCCATATTATGATTATGCACTTGATCTCATCTTAGACATTGAGTCTTCTGATG ATACATACACTGAGGAGCGAAAAGAATTTATCGAGTTGTCTGCAGAGATACTATATGGATTAATTCATGCACGATACATCTTAACCAGCAAGGGTCTAGCTGCAATG TTGGAGAAGTTCAAGAATCGTGACTTTGGTGGATGCCCCAGAGTGTACTGCTGTGGCCAGCCCTGTCTTCCAGCAGGTCAATCGGATGTTCCTAGATCGAGCACAGTGAAGATATACTGTCCAAAATGCGAAGAACTTAACTATCCAATATCCATGTACCAAGGCA CCTGGTGA
- the LOC100274243 gene encoding Putative casein kinase II subunit beta-4: MNRGRETGGNLRESGLFSGCDGDGGAGMDRKRIKDVLEKHLERSSPSTSRGVVSKERERLAAGKLPASLGKAEKVSDGEEFETDSEDEDSDISGSESEGTSWISWFCTLRGNEFFCEIDDDYIQDDFNLCGLSMQVPYYDYALDLILDIESSDDTYTEERKEFIELSAEILYGLIHARYILTSKGLAAMLEKFKNRDFGGCPRVYCCGQPCLPAGQSDVPRSSTVKIYCPKCEELNYPISMYQGSILLICSFNCFVQYDISILPFASTGHFMLFFSSDLYFDHHSKLLK, from the exons ATGAATCGGGGGAGAGAAACTGGCGGTAACTTACGTGAATCGGGTTTGTTTAGTGGctgcgacggcgacggcggcgcAGGGATGGACCGTAAGCGCATTAAGGACGTGCTCGAGAAGCACCTGGAGAGGTCGTCGCCGTCCACCTCCAGGGGCGTCGTGTCCAAGGAGAGGGAGCGCCTCGCTGCCGGGAAACTGCCGGCGTCGCTTGGCAAGGCGGAGAAGGTGTCTGATGGTG AGGAATTTGAAACTGACAGTGAAGATGAAGATTCTGATATCAGTGGTTCTGAGAGCGAGGGCACATCCTGGATTTCATGGTTCTGTACATTGCGAGGCAATGAATTCTTTTGTGAGATCGATGATGACTATATACAGGATGATTTTAACCTTTGTGGTCTGAGTATGCAGGTGCCATATTATGATTATGCACTTGATCTCATCTTAGACATTGAGTCTTCTGATG ATACATACACTGAGGAGCGAAAAGAATTTATCGAGTTGTCTGCAGAGATACTATATGGATTAATTCATGCACGATACATCTTAACCAGCAAGGGTCTAGCTGCAATG TTGGAGAAGTTCAAGAATCGTGACTTTGGTGGATGCCCCAGAGTGTACTGCTGTGGCCAGCCCTGTCTTCCAGCAGGTCAATCGGATGTTCCTAGATCGAGCACAGTGAAGATATACTGTCCAAAATGCGAAGAACTTAACTATCCAATATCCATGTACCAAGGCAGTATCCTTTTGATTTGTTCTTTTAATTGTTTTGTACAGTATGATATTTCCATACTTCCATTTGCATCTACTGGCCATTTTATGCTGTTCTTTTCAAGCGATTTATATTTTGACCACCATTCGAAACTATTGAAGTAA